The proteins below come from a single Zea mays cultivar B73 chromosome 8, Zm-B73-REFERENCE-NAM-5.0, whole genome shotgun sequence genomic window:
- the LOC103635410 gene encoding uncharacterized protein, producing MASEAKEMKYRRRGRVPGPPEHGQRSDRSGALDWAALKHDPAELLRKLDEVRDQITRSCELMGPPPPDRHRAMSRRTVSLRPSYAEPPHAAGRAPDHYRSRYADRNRTSLPPSSYDHRSQRSVPDDEAYSRQPFRQQYYHERQRESHGFGHGRRHHSSCQCAHCLQSQRAPVVAPPKDHVPMARYFAGQGSFRFDRSQPISSELDRRSVASSLYSHLSVSKRRVEYFRKKAEKFCRPTRGAAPFLVCTSCSHLLQLPQGKFAGRKKDQVQCGSCSEIIALEPKQVKVHPVITPPSFPVSKGVRSKGSSHRDTKSSGWYQHQDDDNFNFYKPQAQKKDFADNMSPSSTASYGRTDSEHGSNRSVQLKSVPASRSRFSNDPKDILCQGDTGGQVEASGQCTVSPQGPILVDKQMDPFSSQWKEKDYSGGNQIIRKECDINTKSDYEANARGESLGRKCIQKSKEGRKGGFEDEFSNGRTHGQKGRHGNTDSPEDGIVGNKYKHKADDVVISSLEDKDMSIKYEHNGSFRFEELSKRDEKCNKKDDNNILELESIARGCEQDRIKDDCGKLLHSDSRNGNTVAKNYSSVNEHTNSSSLVSSVAEVDDIQSSVGKNGDSSFFTGFLKKGLKDLSLFNQSVDSAKVYINGHPISERALRKSEKKVGPVGPGSYWYDYRAGFWGVFGQECRGIIPPFIKEFNYPMPKNCAGGSTGVFVNGRELHQKDFDLLVGRGLPRIPGKSYSVEISGSVIDDTTGTKLRGLGKLAPTIEKMKRGFGMHVPEETK from the exons ATGGCGAGCGAGGCGAAGGAGATGAAGTACAGGAGGAGGGGCAGGGTTCCCGGGCCGCCGGAGCACGGGCAACGCAGCGACCGGAGCGGCGCGCTGGACTGGGCCGCGCTCAAGCACGACCCCGCGGAGCTGCTCCGGAAGCTCGACGAGGTACGGGACCAGATCACCCGCTCCTGCGAGCTCATGGGGCCGCCGCCGCCGGACCGCCACCGCGCGATGAGCCGCCGCACGGTCTCGCTGCGCCCCTCGTACGCCGAGCCGCCGCACGCGGCAGGCCGGGCCCCCGACCACTACCGCTCGCGCTACGCCGACCGCAACAGGACTAGCTTGCCGCCGAGCTCGTATGACCACCGGTCGCAGCGCTCCGTACCCGACGACGAGGCGTACTCCAGGCAGCCGTTCCGGCAGCAGTACTACCATGAGAGGCAGCGGGAGAGCCACGGCTTTGGCCACGGGAGGCGCCACCATAGCTCCTGCCAGTGCGCGCACTGCCTCCAGAGCCAGCGGGCGCCGGTGGTGGCGCCGCCGAAGGACCACGTCCCGATGGCCAGGTACTTCGCGGGTCAGGGGTCCTTTCGGTTCGATAGATCCCAGCCAATCTCGTCGGAGCTTGACCGGAGGTCTGTGGCTTCGTCTCTCTACTCGCACCTTTCCGTGTCCAAGAGGAGGGTGGAGTATTTCAGGAAAAAGGCTGAGAAGTTCTGCCGGCCGACGAGGGGCGCCGCGCCTTTTCTCGTGTGCACCTCCTGTTCCCATCTCCTGCAGCTGCCGCAGGGGAAGTTCGCAGGCCGGAAGAAGGATCAGGTCCAGTGCGGTTCTTGTTCAGAGATCATTGCTTTGGAGCCTAAGCAAGTGAAAGTTCATCCGGTGATCACGCCACCGTCTTTCCCAGTATCAAAAGGTGTCAGAAGTAAAGGTTCCAGTCACCGGGACACCAAGAGTTCCGGGTGGTATCAACATCAGGATGATGACAACTTCAATTTCTATAAGCCGCAAGCACAGAAGAAGGATTTTGCTGACAATATGTCACCGTCTTCTACCGCCAGTTATGGTAGAACAGACAGTGAGCATGGGTCAAACAGGAGCGTTCAGTTAAAATCAGTGCCTGCCAGCAGGTCTAGATTTTCAAATGACCCAAAGGATATATTATGTCAAGGAGATACAGGCGGTCAAGTGGAAGCTTCAGGACAGTGTACAGTCAGTCCACAAGGTCCAATTTTAGTGGACAAACAAATGGATCCGTTCTCCAGTCAATGGAAAGAGAAAGACTATAGTGGTGGAAACCAAATCATAAGAAAAGAATGTGACATAAATACCAAATCAGATTATGAAGCCAACGCTAGAGGTGAAAGTCTCGGTAGGAAATGCATACAGAAGAGTAAAGAAGGTCGTAAGGGTGGGTTTGAAGATGAATTCAGTAATGGAAGAACACATGGACAAAAAGGTAGACACGGTAACACTGACAGTCCTGAAGATGGAATCGTTGGAAACAAATACAAACATAAGGCCGATGATGTTGTTATAAGCAGCCTTGAAGATAAAGATATGAGCATTAAGTATGAACATAATGGTAGCTTTAGATTTGAGGAACTTAGTAAGAGAGATGAAAAATGCAACAAAAAGGATGACAACAATATTCTTGAACTTGAGAGCATAGCTAGGGGATGTGAACAGGACAGAATCAAAGATGACTGCGGAAAACTGCTGCACTCAGATAGTAGAAATGGCAACACGGTGGCCAAGAATTATTCATCAGTTAATGAACACACAAATTCAAGTTCTCTTGTTTCCTCTGTGGCCGAGGTAGATGATATACAGTCTTCAGTTGGCAAGAATGGGGATTCATCCTTTTTTACTGGTTTCCTCAAGAAAGGTTTAAAGGACCTTTCTTTATTCAACCAGTCTGTAGACAGTGCTAAGGTTTATATCAACGGTCATCCAATCTCTGAACGAGCTCTCCGGAAATCAGAGAAGAAAGTTGGTCCTGTTGGCCCTGGTTCATATTG GTACGACTACCGTGCTGGATTTTGGGGTGTCTTCGGACAAGAGTGTAGAGGCATCATACCA CCATTCATAAAAGAATTCAACTATCCAATGCCCAAGAACTGCGCTGGTGGTAGCACTGGGGTTTTCGTAAATGGGAGAGAGCTCCACCAGAAAGATTTTGATTTGCTTGTAGGGAGAGGGCTCCCTCGAATACCTGGAAAGTCATATTCTGTTGAGATATCAGGAAGCGTGATCGACGATACGACTGGCACGAAGCTACGTGGTCTTGGAAAGCTTGCACCCAC AATCGAGAAAATGAAACGTGGCTTTGGCATGCACGTCCCCGAAGAGACAAAGTAG